A window of Corythoichthys intestinalis isolate RoL2023-P3 chromosome 14, ASM3026506v1, whole genome shotgun sequence contains these coding sequences:
- the ndufa13 gene encoding NADH dehydrogenase [ubiquinone] 1 alpha subcomplex subunit 13 gives MAGSKVKQDMPPPGGYAAFDYKRNLPKRGLSGYSMFGIGIGIMVFGYWRLFKWNRERRRLHIEDLEARIAMMPLMQAELDRRNLRLLRENLEEEAIIMKDVPGWKVGESMFHTDRWVTPLTEELYNLRPREELLHKRFGFLWYV, from the exons ATGGCGGGCTCCAAGGTGAAGCAGGACATGCCTCCCCCGGGAGGCTATGCCGCCTTCGACTACAAGCGAAATCTACCCAAAAGAGGACTATCGG GTTATAGCATGTTCGGCATTGGGATCGGCATCATGGTGTTTGGCTATTGGAGACTTTTCAAGTGGAACAGAGAGAGGAG GCGCCTGCATATCGAGGACTTGGAAGCCAGGATAGCGATGATGCCGCTCATGCAGGCGGAACTAGACCGCAG AAACCTACGGCTGTTGAGGGAAAATTTGGAAGAGGAAGCCATTATCATGAAGGATGTTCCAGGGTGGAAG GTTGGCGAGAGCATGTTTCACACAGATCGCTGGGTAACTCCTCTGACCGAGGAGCTTTACAACCTCAGACCTCGTGAAGAGCTTTTACACAAGCGCTTTGGCTTTTTGTGGTACGTTTAA
- the cirbpa gene encoding cold inducible RNA binding protein a isoform X1 — protein MSDEGKLFVGGLNFTTTEDTLAMAFGKYGTIEKVDVIKDKETGRSRGFGFVKYENMEDAKDALEAMNGKTLDGRSIRVDEAGKGGRSRGGFSSGGPRGGGGGRFGSSRGRGGGGYNGDRGYGGGDRGYDRGFGGGDRSFSGGSGGGYRSGGGGYSGGSYRDNRGQGGYGGDRSSSYRDGYDSYAAND, from the exons ATGTCGGACGAAGGGAAATTGTTCGTTGGAGGCTTGAACTTCACCACGACTGAAGACACATTGGCGATGGCCTTTGGAAAATATGGAACCATCGAAAAAG TCGATGTGATCAAAGACAAGGAGACGGGAAGGTCCCGCGGTTTCGGCTTCGTCAAATACGAAAACATGGAGGATGCTAAAGATGCTCTGGAGGCCATGAACGGAAAG ACTCTGGACGGCCGGTCTATTCGCGTGGATGAAGCAGGGAAGGGTGGTCGCTCCAGAGGAGGATTCAGCTCAGGCGGCCCACGTGGAGGCGGCGGAGGCCGATTCGGGAGCTCCAGAGGCAGAG gTGGTGGAGGCTACAATGGAGACAGAGGTTATGGTGGTGGAGACAGGGGATATGACAGGGGCTTCGGAGGTGGAGACAGAAGCTTTAGCGGTGGTAGCGGCGGCGGCTACAGGAGCGGCGGCGGCGGCTACTCGGGCGGCAGCTACAGGGACAATAG GGGACAAGGCGGCTACGGCGGTGACCGTTCCAGCTCCTACCGCGATGGATACGACAGCTATG CTGCAAACGACTAA
- the cirbpa gene encoding cold inducible RNA binding protein a isoform X2, giving the protein MSDEGKLFVGGLNFTTTEDTLAMAFGKYGTIEKVDVIKDKETGRSRGFGFVKYENMEDAKDALEAMNGKTLDGRSIRVDEAGKGGRSRGGFSSGGPRGGGGGRFGSSRGRGGGGYNGDRGYGGGDRGYDRGFGGGDRSFSGGSGGGYRSGGGGYSGGSYRDNRGQGGYGGDRSSSYRDGYDSYEW; this is encoded by the exons ATGTCGGACGAAGGGAAATTGTTCGTTGGAGGCTTGAACTTCACCACGACTGAAGACACATTGGCGATGGCCTTTGGAAAATATGGAACCATCGAAAAAG TCGATGTGATCAAAGACAAGGAGACGGGAAGGTCCCGCGGTTTCGGCTTCGTCAAATACGAAAACATGGAGGATGCTAAAGATGCTCTGGAGGCCATGAACGGAAAG ACTCTGGACGGCCGGTCTATTCGCGTGGATGAAGCAGGGAAGGGTGGTCGCTCCAGAGGAGGATTCAGCTCAGGCGGCCCACGTGGAGGCGGCGGAGGCCGATTCGGGAGCTCCAGAGGCAGAG gTGGTGGAGGCTACAATGGAGACAGAGGTTATGGTGGTGGAGACAGGGGATATGACAGGGGCTTCGGAGGTGGAGACAGAAGCTTTAGCGGTGGTAGCGGCGGCGGCTACAGGAGCGGCGGCGGCGGCTACTCGGGCGGCAGCTACAGGGACAATAG GGGACAAGGCGGCTACGGCGGTGACCGTTCCAGCTCCTACCGCGATGGATACGACAGCTATG AATGGTGA